In Desulfobaculum bizertense DSM 18034, the sequence GCGCCCCCGGAAGGGCTATCCACAGAGGACGCTTCGGCATTGGCTGGCGGGCTAGCGCGATGAAGCCAACCACTATCGCAAGGCCCGTAAAGACCATTGCCACGGCCCATGCCGGGTCTGGCCCGTAGCTGAGGCCAAGACCAAATGCACTCGCCGCTCCCAAAAATTCGACCAGCGGATAGCGCCAGCTGATTTTTTCGCGGCAGCTCCGGCAGCGGCCCAGGAGCAGTGCGTAACTTAAAAGTGGGATATTCTCCCACCATGAAAGGAAATGCCCGCAGTGAGGGCACTTCGACCTCGGTGGATTATAAACGGATTCGCCCGTGAGCGTCCTATGTATGCAAACATTATAGAAGCTGCCTAGTATAAGCCCTACAACAAGTGCAAGACCCGGAAAGACGGCTGTATATGGCATGATGAGAAGTCCTTGGCAGTTTCAATTCGCCAAAATTGGT encodes:
- a CDS encoding prepilin peptidase, producing the protein MPYTAVFPGLALVVGLILGSFYNVCIHRTLTGESVYNPPRSKCPHCGHFLSWWENIPLLSYALLLGRCRSCREKISWRYPLVEFLGAASAFGLGLSYGPDPAWAVAMVFTGLAIVVGFIALARQPMPKRPLWIALPGALVLGPLVMGLPLTSSLAGAGLGVGILGIVKLLVLRLNSAKNFGIGEILLAGMSGALCGIEGLPIGLVSALLIQLCAAGFMFLQKKKEPNKLKILLELTGPALCAGLVLALIFGPMAASVNVLTSMQIPIFH